From Scomber japonicus isolate fScoJap1 chromosome 22, fScoJap1.pri, whole genome shotgun sequence, one genomic window encodes:
- the LOC128383910 gene encoding complement C1q subcomponent subunit C-like → MAFTVLSLVFLFCGLTLANDAMEERLKSIEATLRDTETRLRQSENQILELRSKEGTKVIFSAGAGGTGHIGPFKTATTMIYKAVLTNIGGAYSESTGIFTAPVAGVYYFTFFYHAGGGHRVQLLLYKNNENIARVDEHQSNTDTADNGGNAVFLQLQQGDQVYVSLNANCHVWGGSNVSTFSGFLVSQIFE, encoded by the exons ATGGCATTTACAGTGTTATCTTTAGTGTTCCTCTTCTGTGGCTTGACTTTGGCCAATGATGCCATGGAGGAAAGGCTGAAATCTATTGAAGCCACACTGAGGGACACTGAAACCAGACTGAGGCAGAGTGAAAACCAGATCCTGGAGCTGAGAAGCAAAG AGGGAACCAAGGTGATCTTCAGTGCAGGAGCAGGTGGCACTGGACACATCGGACCATTTAAGACAGCGACGACTATGATCTACAAAGCAGTGCTAACAAACATCGGTGGTGCCTACAGTGAATCTACAG GTATCTTCACTGCACCAGTTGCAGGTGTTTATTACTTTACCTTCTTCTATCATGCTGGAGGAGGGCACAGAGTACAACTGCTCTTGTACAAGAACAATGAGAATATTGCTCGGGTCGATGAGCACCAGTCAAACACTGATACTGCTGATAATGGAGGAAACGCAGTGTTCCTGCAGCTGCAGCAAGGTGATCAGGTGTATGTCAGCTTAAATGCAAACTGTCATGTTTGGGGAGGCAGCAACGTTTCAACTTTCAGTGGTTTTCTGGTCAGTcaaatatttgaatga
- the LOC128383907 gene encoding complement C1q subcomponent subunit C-like isoform X1 — protein MIVSICLLVFFCCGLNFAQPEDELSISKTEFDALKEKLDFLETKLRDTEMRQINCVSQIAELKNEAEKLQAIETRQNETETRLQDSETRLNNSENQIMDLRNKERTKVIFSVTTSGSGAVGPFNTETTLIYRAVITNIGDAYSPSTGIFTAPVAGFYYFSIFCHAGGHNRVQLFLYKNNQYIVEVYDHESASDTADNGGNAVFVQLQQGDQVYVRLGANTHVWGDGTTTTFNGFLVSQI, from the exons ATGATTGTTTCCATTTGTCTGCTGGTGTTTTTCTGCTGCGGCCTCAATTTTGCTCAACCTGAAGATGAGTTGAGTATTTCTAAGACAGAGTTTGATGCACTGAAAGAAAAACTGGATTTTTTGGAAACTAAGCTGAGAGACACTGAAATGAGGCAGATCAACTGTGTCAGCCAGATTGCTGAACTGAAGAATGAAG CAGAAAAACTGCAAGCTATTGAAACCAGACAGAATGAGACTGAAACCAGACTACAGGACAGTGAAACCAGACTAAACAACAGTGAAAACCAGATTATGGATCTGAGAAACAAAG AGAGAACCAAGGTAATATTCAGTGTAACAACAAGTGGCAGTGGAGCCGTTGGACCATTTAACACAGAGACGACTTTGATCTACAGAGCAGTGATAACAAACATCGGTGATGCCTACAGTCCATCTACAG GTATCTTCACTGCACCGGTTGCAGGTTTTTATTACTTTTCCATCTTCTGTCATGCTGGAGGACATAACCGAGTACAACTGTTCCTGTACAAGAACAACCAGTATATTGTTGAAGTTTATGATCACGAATCAGCCTCTGATACAGCTGACAATGGAGGAAACGCAGTGTTCGTGCAACTGCAGCAAGGTGACCAGGTGTACGTCCGCTTAGGTGCAAACACTCATGTTTGGGGAGACGGCACCACAACAACTTTTAATGGTTTTCTGGTCAGTCAAATATGA
- the LOC128383907 gene encoding complement C1q-like protein 3 isoform X2 codes for MIVSICLLVFFCCGLNFAQPEDELSISKTEFDALKEKLDFLETKLRDTEMRQINCVSQIAELKNEERTKVIFSVTTSGSGAVGPFNTETTLIYRAVITNIGDAYSPSTGIFTAPVAGFYYFSIFCHAGGHNRVQLFLYKNNQYIVEVYDHESASDTADNGGNAVFVQLQQGDQVYVRLGANTHVWGDGTTTTFNGFLVSQI; via the exons ATGATTGTTTCCATTTGTCTGCTGGTGTTTTTCTGCTGCGGCCTCAATTTTGCTCAACCTGAAGATGAGTTGAGTATTTCTAAGACAGAGTTTGATGCACTGAAAGAAAAACTGGATTTTTTGGAAACTAAGCTGAGAGACACTGAAATGAGGCAGATCAACTGTGTCAGCCAGATTGCTGAACTGAAGAATGAAG AGAGAACCAAGGTAATATTCAGTGTAACAACAAGTGGCAGTGGAGCCGTTGGACCATTTAACACAGAGACGACTTTGATCTACAGAGCAGTGATAACAAACATCGGTGATGCCTACAGTCCATCTACAG GTATCTTCACTGCACCGGTTGCAGGTTTTTATTACTTTTCCATCTTCTGTCATGCTGGAGGACATAACCGAGTACAACTGTTCCTGTACAAGAACAACCAGTATATTGTTGAAGTTTATGATCACGAATCAGCCTCTGATACAGCTGACAATGGAGGAAACGCAGTGTTCGTGCAACTGCAGCAAGGTGACCAGGTGTACGTCCGCTTAGGTGCAAACACTCATGTTTGGGGAGACGGCACCACAACAACTTTTAATGGTTTTCTGGTCAGTCAAATATGA